In the genome of Halobacterium noricense, one region contains:
- a CDS encoding ABC transporter permease, with translation MSGSRLELSGRLSGLLREYRRYGYYTVSLLLFLLAWEVGSQLILQSLLPGVVPVGERMVAIVASGAFFSHLLDTLRRVAVGFLLAYGVSVPLGIAMGFDERFEYFFDIPILIGISVPGLAVAVIAIIWFGLSEMAAFVSVFILATPMIVFNFWQGAKSIDENLLRMGDSFELSRTAKVRHIVLPSLLPQLLAAARFGLAMSWKIVVIVELLGLTSGIGYMINNQFQLYSITGVLAWTLTFTLVMMTIEFGVLKNVERRVTQWRGTGSVNGGPRE, from the coding sequence GTGAGCGGTTCACGACTCGAACTGTCGGGTCGACTCTCCGGGCTCCTTCGGGAGTACCGACGATACGGATACTACACAGTTTCTCTGCTGTTGTTCCTGCTGGCGTGGGAGGTAGGGTCGCAGCTAATCCTTCAATCACTACTTCCCGGGGTGGTTCCTGTCGGCGAACGGATGGTCGCAATCGTCGCCAGCGGCGCGTTCTTCTCGCACCTCCTCGACACGCTCCGACGGGTCGCAGTTGGATTCCTGCTCGCGTACGGTGTCAGCGTTCCACTCGGTATCGCCATGGGTTTCGACGAGCGTTTCGAGTACTTCTTCGACATCCCCATCCTCATCGGCATCTCCGTTCCCGGGCTTGCAGTCGCCGTTATCGCTATCATCTGGTTCGGTCTCTCCGAGATGGCGGCGTTCGTCTCCGTGTTCATCCTCGCGACGCCGATGATCGTCTTCAACTTCTGGCAGGGCGCAAAGTCGATCGACGAGAACCTACTGCGGATGGGCGATTCCTTTGAGCTGTCGCGGACGGCGAAAGTCCGTCACATCGTCCTCCCGTCGCTGCTCCCGCAGTTGCTGGCGGCGGCGCGATTCGGGCTCGCGATGAGCTGGAAAATCGTCGTCATCGTGGAGCTACTTGGCTTGACCAGCGGCATCGGCTACATGATTAACAATCAGTTCCAGCTGTACTCCATCACGGGCGTACTGGCGTGGACGCTGACCTTCACGCTCGTGATGATGACTATTGAATTCGGCGTGCTGAAGAACGTTGAGCGCCGCGTCACGCAGTGGCGTGGCACCGGCAGTGTGAATGGAGGTCCAAGAGAATGA
- a CDS encoding NAD(P)/FAD-dependent oxidoreductase: MIAIVGGGIAGLAAARRLQAHGRDVRVFEASGQVGGLAATTETAGDPIETFYHHLSASEETIVELLDDLGLREDLQWPIGKNAYYVDGTVHPMDKPWEILAFPHWSLYDKFRLGMLTLDVDVRGGIPSFDTYDDLEDFEDIPVKEFCIEHTTRNVYETFFEPLLEAKFGERMEDVSAAWLLGRIKFRGERDLLRGEPLGYLDGGFGRLNDALVEDVGREHIDTNARVTNVGTADGELQTVTVEHSDPAEDGFTNVETVDADAVVVAAMPNVLEALTGYECDITFQGTVCSIISMDRQLTDTYWLNIADDAPFGALIEHTNFVPPERYGGRESDDSRAQQNSSDSADVHGTPGASRAAHQESSIPEDGEHLLYVPKYIQSPDDPVWQMSDDEVADHWLDGIEALFPEFDRAHVNWISTARNPRTAPVYERGYLDMVIPYHLDTEVADGVYYAGMASRAQYPERSLNGGIVAGYECADRIAGEK; this comes from the coding sequence GAGACGTTCTACCACCACCTCTCCGCCAGCGAGGAGACCATCGTCGAGTTGCTCGACGACCTCGGCCTTCGCGAGGACCTCCAGTGGCCCATCGGGAAGAACGCCTACTACGTCGACGGCACCGTCCACCCGATGGACAAGCCGTGGGAGATTCTGGCGTTCCCGCACTGGAGCCTCTACGACAAGTTCCGGCTCGGGATGCTCACGCTCGACGTCGACGTGCGCGGCGGCATCCCGTCCTTCGACACCTACGACGACCTCGAAGACTTCGAGGATATTCCGGTCAAGGAGTTTTGCATCGAGCACACCACCCGCAACGTCTACGAGACGTTCTTCGAACCCCTCCTCGAAGCGAAGTTCGGCGAGCGCATGGAGGACGTCTCGGCGGCGTGGCTACTCGGCCGCATCAAGTTCCGCGGCGAGCGCGACCTCCTCCGCGGGGAACCGCTGGGCTACCTCGACGGCGGCTTCGGCCGGCTGAACGACGCGCTCGTCGAGGACGTCGGCCGCGAGCACATCGACACGAACGCGCGCGTCACGAACGTCGGCACCGCCGACGGCGAACTCCAGACGGTGACCGTCGAGCACAGCGACCCCGCCGAGGACGGCTTCACGAACGTCGAGACCGTCGACGCGGACGCCGTCGTGGTCGCCGCGATGCCGAACGTCCTCGAAGCGCTCACCGGCTACGAGTGCGACATCACGTTCCAGGGGACGGTTTGCTCCATTATCAGCATGGACCGCCAGCTCACGGACACGTACTGGCTGAACATCGCCGACGACGCGCCGTTTGGTGCGCTCATCGAGCACACGAACTTCGTGCCGCCCGAGCGCTACGGCGGTCGCGAATCGGACGATTCGCGAGCACAGCAGAACAGTTCGGATTCTGCGGACGTTCACGGGACTCCTGGGGCGTCTCGTGCAGCCCATCAGGAATCTTCGATTCCTGAGGACGGCGAACACCTGCTGTACGTCCCGAAGTACATCCAGAGCCCCGACGACCCCGTCTGGCAGATGAGCGACGACGAGGTCGCCGACCACTGGCTCGACGGCATCGAGGCCCTCTTCCCCGAGTTCGACCGCGCGCACGTCAACTGGATTTCCACCGCGCGCAACCCCCGGACGGCACCCGTCTACGAGCGCGGCTACCTCGACATGGTGATTCCTTACCACCTCGACACCGAGGTCGCTGACGGCGTCTACTACGCGGGAATGGCCTCCCGCGCCCAGTACCCGGAGCGCTCGCTCAACGGCGGCATCGTCGCCGGATACGAGTGTGCCGACCGCATCGCCGGCGAGAAGTGA
- a CDS encoding DUF7124 domain-containing protein, with amino-acid sequence MSQSGGSTDMTLAFELSALQELAKPGTAFAGARQWTEYVGVVSDEPTYVVTNFTRKRRIRQDFFSGPKGRKESLESVKRQFDTERHVFVGIDDDDRELAEEVGWEYLPLEDAAEKADWELASETDDEPDEEAEVRDDWP; translated from the coding sequence ATGAGCCAATCCGGCGGCAGCACGGACATGACCCTCGCGTTCGAGCTGTCCGCGCTCCAGGAACTCGCGAAACCCGGGACCGCGTTCGCGGGCGCGCGCCAGTGGACCGAGTACGTCGGCGTCGTCTCCGACGAACCCACGTACGTCGTCACCAACTTCACGCGCAAACGCCGCATCCGCCAGGACTTCTTCTCCGGCCCCAAGGGCCGCAAGGAGAGCCTCGAATCCGTCAAACGCCAGTTCGACACCGAACGCCACGTCTTCGTCGGCATCGACGACGACGACCGCGAGCTCGCCGAGGAAGTCGGCTGGGAGTACCTCCCGCTCGAAGACGCCGCCGAAAAGGCAGACTGGGAGCTCGCCAGCGAAACCGACGACGAACCCGACGAGGAAGCCGAAGTTCGCGACGACTGGCCCTAA
- a CDS encoding DUF6149 family protein — protein MKLHQNAKHFASRKALELPGVRSVAKRGLVDLHVRIFSGKADEARREERRDHLEDFFDATMDMYLAALQEGYSEAEARETTHIVANFDFYNHGWAEMMEFPPSELTDHYERYAEFFDAHGISVDDPLGEFRPADGVAEAPATPERLDEADFEHAEGGYADDVYVETEDGEVQRGDVEEPDDVDPSKRPGT, from the coding sequence GTGAAACTCCACCAGAACGCCAAGCACTTCGCGTCCCGGAAGGCGCTGGAACTGCCCGGCGTGCGCTCGGTCGCCAAGAGGGGCTTGGTCGACCTCCACGTCCGCATCTTCTCGGGGAAAGCCGACGAGGCCCGCCGCGAGGAGCGCCGCGACCACCTCGAAGACTTCTTCGACGCGACGATGGACATGTACCTCGCTGCCCTCCAGGAAGGCTACTCGGAGGCCGAGGCCCGCGAGACCACGCACATCGTCGCGAACTTCGACTTCTACAACCACGGCTGGGCGGAGATGATGGAGTTCCCGCCGAGCGAGCTGACCGACCACTACGAGCGCTACGCGGAGTTCTTCGACGCCCACGGAATCAGCGTCGACGACCCACTCGGCGAGTTCCGGCCCGCCGACGGCGTCGCGGAGGCCCCCGCGACCCCGGAACGCCTCGACGAGGCCGACTTCGAGCACGCCGAAGGCGGCTACGCCGACGACGTCTACGTCGAGACCGAGGACGGCGAGGTGCAGCGCGGCGACGTCGAGGAACCCGACGACGTCGACCCTTCGAAGCGCCCCGGGACGTAG
- a CDS encoding IclR family transcriptional regulator, producing the protein MDEHEAAQGDSPVVDATAKSMTILRSLKTDGPATLTDLASRLGYSKSTVHRHLATLQREGYVAETDGEYRVGLLFLDYGIHAREESDLFRTARERVDDLSDRLDENVWLMVEENGHGVFIYQGAGKSPVRTFTREGYRAHLHTFAAGKVVLAHMDEERREQVLDRHGLPDQAPESITDREELAAELVDIRDRGVGFNRQESIRGINAVAAPVLDVDGRPLGSISVAGPASRLKGQYLEAELPELLLGVTNEIEVNLSYG; encoded by the coding sequence ATGGACGAGCACGAGGCGGCCCAAGGGGACAGTCCGGTCGTCGACGCGACTGCGAAGTCGATGACAATCCTTCGGTCGTTAAAGACGGACGGGCCGGCGACGCTGACAGACCTGGCATCCCGGCTCGGGTACTCGAAGAGCACGGTCCACCGGCATCTGGCGACGCTGCAACGCGAGGGGTACGTCGCGGAGACCGACGGCGAGTACCGCGTGGGGTTGCTGTTTCTGGATTACGGGATTCACGCCAGAGAAGAGAGCGACCTCTTCCGGACCGCGAGAGAGCGCGTCGACGACCTATCCGACCGCCTCGACGAGAACGTCTGGCTGATGGTCGAGGAGAACGGGCACGGAGTGTTCATCTATCAGGGCGCGGGGAAGTCTCCGGTGCGGACGTTCACCCGGGAGGGGTACCGTGCGCACTTGCACACGTTCGCCGCTGGGAAGGTTGTACTGGCGCACATGGACGAGGAGCGCCGGGAGCAAGTGCTCGACCGCCACGGCCTCCCTGACCAGGCGCCGGAGTCGATTACGGACCGCGAGGAGCTGGCCGCGGAACTCGTGGATATTCGCGATCGGGGCGTCGGATTCAACCGCCAGGAATCGATTCGCGGCATCAACGCCGTCGCCGCGCCGGTGTTGGATGTCGACGGGCGACCGCTCGGTTCGATTTCGGTTGCGGGGCCAGCGAGCAGGCTCAAAGGCCAGTACCTCGAAGCAGAACTCCCCGAGCTGTTGTTGGGTGTGACGAACGAGATCGAAGTGAACCTGAGCTACGGATGA
- a CDS encoding ABC transporter substrate-binding protein, with the protein MTHGSNQVSRRGVLKASGAAGLFGLAGCIDSGSSSGTTVVHGTTQGGTTGVITSVVENQGFDADHGIDLDLKQFTDPPQVQNQLALSDDVPTGYMGSIIATRMHAENNPMKLVGPYMYYHAYVLARSDSDIDGPSDLAGKRISYGNEAADAWLKFAVLLAETHGITPDQYEFVQSAPPAALPLLDRGEVDAILSFEPILTKGLTQYDFDVVFSPRDAWRETEDLPLTTVDLAVTQSWYENNADTTSDLAATLLDAQRHLSENIDSVIENNPSTFGFESDAAINLGKERMDQIYPTEWNEDSFVESELRMVEKANELGMIDAAPTEDIFEWVM; encoded by the coding sequence ATGACACACGGTAGCAATCAAGTGTCCCGTCGGGGCGTGTTGAAAGCCAGCGGGGCGGCCGGACTGTTCGGGCTCGCTGGCTGCATCGATAGCGGGAGTAGCTCGGGAACAACGGTCGTCCACGGAACAACTCAGGGTGGAACGACCGGCGTCATCACGTCGGTGGTCGAGAACCAAGGATTCGACGCCGACCACGGCATCGACCTCGACCTCAAGCAGTTCACGGACCCACCACAGGTCCAGAATCAGCTCGCGTTGAGCGACGACGTCCCGACCGGCTACATGGGGTCGATTATCGCGACCCGGATGCACGCCGAGAACAACCCAATGAAACTCGTGGGGCCGTACATGTACTACCACGCGTACGTGCTCGCTCGCTCGGACAGCGACATCGACGGCCCGAGCGACCTCGCGGGCAAGAGAATCAGCTACGGGAACGAAGCCGCCGACGCGTGGCTGAAGTTCGCCGTGCTCCTCGCGGAGACGCACGGCATCACGCCCGACCAGTACGAGTTCGTCCAGTCGGCCCCACCCGCGGCACTCCCCCTGCTCGACCGCGGCGAGGTCGACGCAATCCTCTCCTTCGAGCCGATTCTCACCAAGGGCCTCACCCAGTACGACTTCGACGTCGTGTTCTCGCCGCGCGATGCATGGCGGGAGACCGAAGACCTCCCGTTGACTACCGTCGACCTCGCAGTCACGCAGTCCTGGTACGAGAACAACGCCGACACCACGTCCGACCTCGCGGCGACCCTACTGGACGCCCAGCGACACCTCTCCGAGAACATCGACTCCGTCATCGAGAACAACCCCAGCACCTTCGGCTTCGAGAGTGACGCCGCTATCAACCTCGGGAAGGAACGAATGGACCAAATCTACCCGACGGAGTGGAATGAAGATTCCTTCGTCGAATCGGAGCTACGGATGGTCGAGAAGGCCAACGAACTCGGGATGATAGACGCCGCACCGACCGAAGACATCTTCGAGTGGGTGATGTGA
- a CDS encoding ABC transporter ATP-binding protein — MAAIELRDLTKRYGDLVAVDDVSFEVEAGEVFGFLGPNGAGKTTTLRTLLGMQAPTSGTVSILGHDTTVESQRLDALADTGFLPSNPQFDEQATGREVLDLHESLKGGSRRADLRDRFEPPLDRPVREYSTGNVQKLGIVQAFMHDPDVVVLDEPTSGLDPLLQDRFNELVRDERERGVTVLFSSHVLSEVRRICDRVAVLRDGELVAVEDVETLLDRSGKLVRTRVAGDVPSEAFDIPGVSDLARRPLAGATRVSFTFTGDVDALVDELDRYPLQELDVEEAPLEDVFLDFYGGDDDV; from the coding sequence ATGGCCGCCATCGAACTCCGCGACCTCACCAAGCGCTACGGGGACCTCGTCGCCGTCGACGACGTCTCCTTCGAGGTCGAAGCCGGCGAAGTGTTCGGCTTCCTCGGGCCGAACGGCGCCGGCAAGACGACGACCCTCCGCACGCTCCTCGGGATGCAGGCACCCACCTCGGGGACCGTCTCGATTCTCGGGCACGACACCACCGTCGAGAGCCAGCGCCTCGACGCGCTCGCGGACACGGGCTTCCTCCCGAGCAACCCCCAATTCGACGAGCAAGCGACCGGACGCGAAGTGCTGGACCTCCACGAGTCGCTGAAAGGAGGCTCCCGCCGCGCCGACCTCCGCGACCGGTTCGAACCGCCGCTGGACCGTCCCGTGCGCGAGTACTCCACGGGGAACGTCCAGAAGCTCGGCATCGTACAGGCGTTCATGCACGACCCCGACGTCGTCGTCCTCGACGAGCCGACGTCCGGACTGGACCCGCTCCTGCAGGACCGCTTCAACGAGCTCGTGCGCGACGAGCGCGAGCGCGGCGTCACCGTCCTGTTCTCCAGTCACGTCCTCAGCGAGGTGCGACGCATCTGTGACCGCGTGGCCGTCCTCCGGGACGGGGAACTCGTCGCCGTCGAGGACGTCGAGACCTTGCTCGACCGCAGCGGCAAACTCGTCCGCACTCGGGTCGCCGGCGACGTGCCGTCCGAGGCCTTCGACATTCCCGGCGTCTCGGACCTCGCGCGCCGGCCTCTCGCTGGCGCGACGCGCGTCTCGTTCACGTTCACGGGCGACGTGGACGCGCTCGTGGACGAACTCGACCGTTATCCGCTGCAGGAACTCGACGTCGAGGAGGCACCACTGGAAGACGTCTTCCTCGACTTCTACGGGGGTGACGACGATGTTTGA
- a CDS encoding DUF5815 family protein, producing MTEPRVPGAEDDDAWVDLPCGEQAHVKDFDLGMREYECSCGETHAVVMDMHPPSRFVPEDIVAVLKEAVTPAPDDEFEEFGTAHLMGAVMEQLPEDIVAVDESENGSVGYALLWVTDLEARELHEVVVELVVELMDHAVSHADDSGTESEFEQQMQEFDVSEFVDAYRAQRDFEDEYDTPA from the coding sequence ATGACCGAGCCGCGCGTACCGGGCGCCGAGGACGACGACGCGTGGGTGGACCTCCCGTGCGGGGAGCAGGCTCACGTGAAGGACTTCGACTTGGGGATGCGGGAGTACGAGTGCTCGTGCGGGGAGACGCACGCGGTCGTGATGGACATGCATCCGCCGTCGCGGTTCGTGCCCGAAGACATCGTCGCGGTGTTGAAGGAGGCAGTGACGCCCGCGCCCGACGACGAGTTCGAGGAGTTCGGCACGGCGCACTTGATGGGCGCGGTGATGGAGCAGCTCCCCGAGGACATCGTCGCCGTGGACGAGAGCGAGAACGGGAGCGTCGGCTACGCGCTGCTGTGGGTGACGGACCTCGAAGCGCGAGAACTCCACGAGGTCGTCGTGGAACTGGTCGTGGAACTGATGGACCACGCGGTGAGCCACGCCGACGACAGCGGCACCGAGAGCGAGTTCGAGCAGCAGATGCAGGAGTTCGACGTCAGCGAGTTCGTGGACGCCTACCGCGCACAACGGGACTTCGAGGACGAGTACGACACGCCCGCGTAA
- a CDS encoding ABC transporter permease subunit, with product MFEIAAYGARKRVKGALALSVGLSAFSAMYAAFFPSLTGNLDLEEYIEALPPVFVEAFGLRAFNTIEGFLATELYQFAWVILLGLYLAYSAASLVSGDVESGRMDVLLSLPVSRARLVAERFLSLVPGVLLINVVVAAVTWVATRAIGYPIGTVDLVAVHLLSLPYLFACAAIGLAFSVLADRESVAQRAAMATVFGLFLLESLLTSTDYAWAGAVAPMRYFDPTAILVDGTYDVAGAAILVAATLLLVAGSQLYFRRKDVN from the coding sequence ATGTTTGAGATTGCTGCCTACGGCGCTCGAAAGCGCGTGAAGGGCGCGCTCGCGCTCTCGGTCGGCCTCTCCGCATTCAGCGCGATGTACGCCGCGTTCTTCCCGTCGCTCACCGGGAACCTCGACCTCGAGGAGTACATCGAGGCGCTCCCGCCGGTGTTCGTGGAGGCGTTCGGCCTGCGCGCGTTCAACACCATCGAGGGGTTCCTCGCGACCGAACTCTACCAGTTCGCGTGGGTCATCCTCCTCGGCCTCTACCTCGCGTACAGCGCCGCCTCCCTCGTCTCCGGCGACGTCGAAAGCGGCCGCATGGACGTGTTGCTCTCGCTGCCCGTCTCGCGCGCCCGCCTCGTCGCCGAGCGATTCCTCTCCCTCGTCCCCGGCGTCCTCCTCATCAACGTCGTCGTCGCCGCGGTGACGTGGGTGGCGACGCGCGCCATCGGCTACCCAATCGGCACCGTCGACCTCGTCGCGGTTCACCTCCTCTCGCTCCCGTACCTCTTCGCGTGCGCGGCAATCGGGCTGGCGTTCAGCGTCCTCGCGGACCGCGAGAGCGTCGCCCAGCGCGCGGCGATGGCGACGGTGTTCGGGTTGTTCCTGCTCGAATCGCTGCTCACGAGTACGGACTACGCGTGGGCCGGCGCAGTCGCGCCGATGCGGTACTTCGATCCGACCGCGATTCTCGTCGACGGCACCTACGATGTCGCCGGTGCAGCCATCCTCGTGGCCGCGACACTGCTGCTCGTCGCTGGCAGTCAACTGTACTTCCGGCGGAAGGACGTGAACTAA
- a CDS encoding ABC transporter ATP-binding protein, with the protein MTRIDVSGVEKQYQQTDAAALRVLDGVQFTTDENDFVCILGPSGCGKSTLMNIIAGLETPTTGAVTVGDETENTDVCFVFQEPRLLDWRTVRKNVEIALAGKGVPESEWDDRIQQYLELVGLGSFADEYPRSLSGGMQQRVSIARAMAVEPDVILMDEPFSSVDEITARQLRSDLVDIWEDQQRTIVFVTHDATEATYLANRVLVMSHRPSEVLVDEKIDIDRPRSVDDPTLVELAETFVGELETRAGAQH; encoded by the coding sequence ATGACTCGAATAGACGTTAGCGGCGTCGAAAAGCAGTATCAACAGACGGACGCGGCGGCGCTCCGCGTGCTTGACGGCGTCCAATTCACGACCGACGAGAACGACTTCGTCTGCATCCTTGGGCCGTCCGGCTGTGGGAAGTCGACGCTGATGAACATCATCGCTGGATTGGAAACGCCGACGACGGGCGCCGTCACGGTCGGCGACGAAACCGAGAACACCGACGTCTGCTTCGTCTTTCAGGAGCCGCGGTTGCTCGACTGGCGCACCGTCAGGAAGAACGTCGAAATCGCCCTTGCCGGCAAGGGTGTCCCAGAGTCGGAGTGGGACGACCGCATCCAGCAGTACCTCGAACTCGTCGGCCTCGGCTCGTTCGCCGACGAGTACCCGCGTTCGCTATCCGGCGGGATGCAGCAGCGCGTGTCCATCGCTCGCGCGATGGCGGTCGAACCGGACGTCATCCTCATGGACGAACCGTTCTCCAGTGTGGACGAAATCACAGCGCGGCAGCTTCGGAGCGACCTCGTAGACATCTGGGAGGACCAGCAGCGGACCATCGTGTTCGTCACGCACGACGCGACCGAAGCGACGTACCTCGCAAACCGCGTGCTCGTGATGTCACACCGACCCTCGGAAGTGTTGGTGGACGAGAAGATCGATATCGACCGCCCACGGAGCGTCGACGACCCGACCCTCGTCGAACTCGCGGAGACGTTCGTCGGCGAACTCGAGACGCGAGCGGGTGCCCAGCACTGA
- a CDS encoding MBL fold metallo-hydrolase gives MEVTLLGTGSPVPNLDRAGTAYTVSVDGTTYMIDCGPRAVYELMENGIDPASITDLLFTHHHVDHNAAFPHFAIAGWTSGRESLTVYGPDGTDNLLEALYTVYEDDIAYRKEVGYSGEGIEDIDCVRVDAGFELERDDLTVTAMPVDHSIETYAYRFEHDDCAVVFSGDTQPLDRLGEFASGADVLVHDAHLAPVGEPPGDGFVWERYTTAYSEQLKDGLQKTHSTPEQAGEVAAAAGVEALVLTHFPPYRDEAEVRGAAAAEFDGTVHVGRDGLALSIEKSAVRHRANV, from the coding sequence ATGGAGGTGACGCTCCTCGGGACGGGCAGCCCCGTCCCAAACCTCGACCGTGCGGGGACCGCGTACACCGTCTCGGTGGATGGAACGACGTACATGATAGATTGTGGGCCGCGCGCGGTGTACGAGCTCATGGAGAACGGCATCGACCCGGCGTCGATTACGGACCTCCTGTTCACCCATCACCACGTCGACCACAACGCCGCATTCCCGCACTTCGCTATCGCGGGCTGGACGTCGGGACGCGAGTCGTTGACGGTCTACGGTCCAGATGGGACCGACAACCTCCTCGAAGCTCTCTACACAGTCTACGAGGACGACATCGCGTACCGGAAGGAGGTTGGGTATTCGGGGGAGGGAATCGAGGACATCGACTGCGTTCGCGTCGACGCCGGCTTCGAGCTCGAACGCGACGACCTGACCGTGACGGCAATGCCGGTCGACCACTCCATCGAGACGTACGCGTACCGGTTCGAACACGACGACTGCGCGGTCGTATTCTCGGGCGACACTCAACCGCTTGACCGCCTCGGAGAGTTTGCGAGCGGCGCGGACGTCCTGGTCCACGACGCACATCTCGCACCAGTCGGCGAACCGCCCGGAGACGGGTTCGTCTGGGAGCGGTACACGACCGCATACTCGGAGCAACTCAAGGACGGACTCCAGAAGACACACAGCACGCCGGAGCAAGCAGGGGAGGTCGCTGCAGCCGCCGGCGTCGAGGCGCTCGTCCTAACACACTTCCCGCCGTACCGCGATGAAGCGGAAGTCCGTGGAGCAGCGGCGGCGGAGTTCGACGGCACAGTCCACGTCGGTCGCGACGGACTGGCGCTCTCAATCGAGAAGTCGGCCGTTCGACACCGAGCGAACGTCTGA
- a CDS encoding NAD(P)/FAD-dependent oxidoreductase codes for MSESYVIIGDGIAGSSAAEAIREEAPDADVTVVTDEGEALYNRILIKEFAKGKLPEAPISIHEPDWYDERDIDLQLNTLVTGVNPDAHTVETHEGEEISYDKLLVAAGGTPNQLPVENSDADGVHHFWTFQDARKIREHADEADTGVVVGAGLLGIDLAAICGGQGVDAKYLMRGDRWWRYALSAEGAEIIHEGLREKGVEPVFESGTDHFETNDDGEVVATIDGNGDRHDSDFVGVAIGLDFNVEILQDTEATIENGVHVDEYMRTDVEDVYAAGDITQYWDTIMDERAQNGSWGSAKQQGALAGKTMLADEGYDVDIEPFRWVSSYSITHFDFPFLSFGFPTMGDESCERKYSDTEWRRLTFKDGKLIGGVLIGNLAPQSKYKKLIKDEAIVADQQDVLLQDNFEIDELAIPQEQ; via the coding sequence ATGAGCGAGTCCTACGTGATAATCGGCGACGGCATCGCGGGCAGCTCCGCCGCCGAAGCTATCCGCGAGGAGGCTCCCGACGCCGACGTCACCGTCGTCACAGACGAGGGCGAGGCCCTCTACAATCGAATTCTCATCAAGGAATTCGCGAAGGGGAAGCTCCCGGAAGCCCCCATCAGCATCCACGAACCGGACTGGTACGACGAGCGCGACATCGACCTCCAGTTGAACACGCTCGTCACGGGCGTCAACCCCGACGCCCACACCGTCGAAACCCACGAGGGCGAGGAAATTAGCTACGACAAGCTGCTGGTCGCGGCGGGCGGCACGCCCAACCAGCTCCCCGTCGAGAACTCCGACGCCGACGGCGTCCACCACTTCTGGACGTTCCAGGACGCGCGGAAGATTCGCGAGCACGCCGACGAAGCCGACACAGGCGTCGTCGTCGGCGCAGGCCTGCTCGGCATCGACCTCGCGGCCATCTGCGGCGGGCAGGGCGTCGACGCGAAGTACCTGATGCGCGGCGACCGCTGGTGGCGGTACGCGCTCAGCGCGGAGGGAGCCGAAATCATCCACGAGGGGCTCCGCGAGAAGGGCGTCGAGCCCGTCTTCGAGTCCGGCACGGACCACTTCGAGACGAACGACGACGGCGAAGTCGTCGCGACCATCGACGGGAACGGCGACCGCCACGACTCGGACTTCGTCGGGGTTGCCATCGGCCTCGACTTCAACGTCGAAATCCTCCAGGACACCGAAGCCACCATCGAGAACGGCGTCCACGTCGACGAGTACATGCGCACCGACGTCGAGGATGTCTACGCCGCCGGCGACATCACCCAGTACTGGGACACCATCATGGACGAGCGCGCGCAGAACGGCTCGTGGGGCTCCGCGAAACAGCAGGGCGCCCTCGCCGGGAAGACGATGCTCGCGGACGAAGGCTACGACGTCGACATCGAGCCGTTCCGCTGGGTGTCCTCGTACTCGATTACGCACTTCGACTTCCCGTTCCTCTCCTTCGGCTTCCCGACGATGGGCGACGAGTCCTGCGAGCGCAAGTACAGCGACACGGAGTGGCGTCGCCTGACGTTCAAGGACGGCAAGCTCATCGGCGGCGTGCTCATCGGGAACCTCGCGCCGCAGTCGAAGTACAAGAAGCTCATCAAGGACGAGGCCATCGTCGCCGACCAGCAGGACGTCCTCCTCCAGGACAACTTCGAAATCGACGAGCTCGCCATCCCGCAGGAACAGTAG